One part of the Anopheles coustani chromosome 2, idAnoCousDA_361_x.2, whole genome shotgun sequence genome encodes these proteins:
- the LOC131263548 gene encoding sorting nexin-2, with protein sequence MDTNGTMDHSETEKSRAQPAFDNVDITSPDDENENDIFESAIQEPLSPVLEDVPTDEAGDAFIEISVSDPQKVGDGMGSYLAYKVSTKTNILKFKKRQFFTMRRFSDFLGLHDLLVSKYLRMGRIIPPAPEKNIIGTTKVRMGSQPQADTGTGVNLEWIENRRASLERFLNRVAQHPVLCLDTDFVNFLESDQELPRSVNTAALSGAGVMRLFNKVGETVNKITYKMDENDPWFNDKINEVETIDANMQKLHSAIKALVTHRKELATLTGGVAKSAALLSTCEEHTGLSQALSQLADVEEKVELLRSEQANSDLYILSETIKDYIGLFGAIKDVFHERVKVFQNWQHAQMQLTKKRENKAKLELQERRDKLEFAQKEVEEWEGKVQRCQKEFDNISSEIKKEMERFELARARDFKSTIIKYLEDQMAHQQQQMKYWEAIVPVARDIA encoded by the exons ATGGATACCAACGGAACGATGGATCACagtgaaacagaaaaatcaCGAGCGCAACCCGCCTTCGACAATGTCGACATCACATCGCCGgacgatgaaaatgaaaacgatatCTTCGAGTCCGCTATACAG GAACCATTATCGCCGGTACTGGAAGACGTACCAACGGACGAAGCAGGCGATGCATTCATCGAAATCTCCGTTTCCGATCCGCAGAAAGTGGGAGACGGAATGGGATCCTATTTAGCTTACAA GGTGTCTACAAAGACCAACATTCTGAAGTTCAAGAAGCGACAATTTTTCACCATGCGTCGCTTTAGCGACTTTCTCGGTCTGCACGATCTGCTCGTGAGCAAATACCTCCGGATGGGTCGTATCATTCCACCCGCGCCGGAAAAGAACATCATCGGCACGACGAAGGTGCGAATGGGCAGCCAACCGCAGGCCGATACGGGTACGGGCGTCAACCTGGAGTGGATCGAAAATCGGCGGGCATCGTTGGAACGCTTTCTGAATCGCGTCGCCCAACATCCCGTCCTCTGCCTCGATACGGATTTCGTAAACTTCCTCGAAAGCGACCAGGAGCTGCCGCGGTCGGTCAACACGGCCGCCCTGAGCGGGGCCGGTGTGATGCGTCTGTTCAACAAGGTGGGCGAAACGGTCAACAAAATAACGTACAAGATGGACGAGAACGATCCGTGGTTCAACGATAAGATCAACGAGGTGGAAACGATCGATGCGAACATGCAGAAGCTCCACTCCGCCATCAAGGCGCTGGTGACGCACCGCAAAGAGTTGGCCACCCTGACCGGAGGGGTTGCCAAGTCGGCCGCGTTGCTGAGCACGTGCGAGGAGCACACCGGACTGTCGCAGGCCCTCTCGCAGCTGGCCGACGTAGAGGAGAAGGTGGAGCTGCTCCGCTCGGAGCAGGCAAACTCGGACCTGTACATTCTGTCGGAGACAATCAAGGACTACATCGGCCTGTTCGGTGCAATAAAGGACGTGTTTCACGAGCGAGTGAAAGTGTTCCAAAACTGGCAGCACGCGCAGATGCAACTCACGAAGAAGCgcgaaaacaaagcaaaactggAGCTGCAGGAACGTCGTGACAAGCTGGAGTTTGCCCAGAAGGAGGTGGAAGAG TGGGAAGGAAAGGTGCAACGGTGCCAGAAGGAGTTTGACAACATTTCCAGCGAAATCAAGAAGGAAATGGAACGTTTCGAGCTGGCGCGTGCGCGTGACTTTAAGTCGACCATCATTAAGTATCTGGAGGACCAAATGGCTCATCAACAACAG CAAATGAAATACTGGGAGGCCATCGTCCCCGTGGCCCGTGACATTGCATGA